From bacterium, one genomic window encodes:
- a CDS encoding DUF362 domain-containing protein, with protein sequence MNTSRVYFINLRSSYQRNIFEKFKLLFQDSKLKKIISPHDLVAIKLHFGESGSTGFIQPIWVQKVVTLVKDSQAKPFLTDTTTLYAGQRSNAIDSIVNAIHHGFSYSTVEAPIIIADGLRGNISKKVKIDQKHFKEVYLAEGIYHSDAIICLSHFKGHMLGGFGGSIKNLAMGMSDKHGKQIMHADQTPKISEDKCLGCGICIKWCQAKALSIIDEKISLDSKQCVGCGQCIASCPAQVFEVNWHALSSTLVQERMGEYALGVLKEKKDKVGFINFLINVTPDCDCCPHSDTPITSDIGILASLDPVAIDQVSVDLVNQEVGLRNSALKENIKANTDKFKLIHPHVNWETQLSYGEKIGLGSRNYQLIQID encoded by the coding sequence ATGAATACTTCTCGAGTATATTTTATAAACCTTAGATCTTCTTACCAGAGAAATATATTTGAAAAATTTAAGTTATTATTCCAAGATTCAAAGTTAAAAAAAATTATCTCTCCTCATGATTTAGTAGCTATTAAGCTCCATTTTGGAGAAAGCGGTAGTACTGGTTTTATTCAACCTATTTGGGTTCAGAAGGTTGTAACTTTAGTTAAAGATAGCCAAGCTAAGCCATTTTTGACCGATACCACTACCTTATACGCTGGCCAGAGGTCCAATGCTATAGATTCTATAGTAAATGCTATCCATCATGGGTTTTCTTACTCTACAGTAGAAGCTCCTATTATTATTGCCGATGGTTTAAGAGGAAATATCTCTAAGAAGGTAAAGATAGACCAAAAACATTTTAAGGAAGTGTACTTAGCTGAAGGCATCTACCATAGTGATGCAATTATTTGTCTTTCTCATTTTAAGGGTCACATGTTAGGAGGATTTGGGGGAAGTATTAAGAATTTAGCCATGGGCATGTCTGATAAACATGGCAAGCAAATTATGCATGCCGACCAAACACCTAAAATTTCAGAAGATAAGTGCCTTGGTTGCGGAATTTGTATAAAGTGGTGTCAAGCTAAAGCTTTATCTATCATAGATGAAAAGATCTCTCTTGACTCTAAGCAATGCGTTGGTTGCGGACAATGCATTGCCTCTTGTCCGGCGCAAGTATTCGAAGTTAACTGGCATGCTTTATCATCTACTTTAGTTCAAGAACGAATGGGCGAATATGCTTTAGGGGTTTTAAAAGAAAAGAAAGATAAAGTTGGCTTTATTAATTTTCTTATAAATGTGACACCTGATTGTGATTGCTGTCCTCATAGCGATACCCCCATTACTTCTGACATAGGCATTTTAGCTTCCTTAGATCCAGTAGCTATAGACCAAGTTAGCGTAGATTTAGTTAATCAAGAAGTAGGCTTAAGAAACAGTGCCTTAAAAGAAAATATTAAGGCTAACACTGATAAATTTAAACTAATTCATCCCCATGTTAACTGGGAAACTCAATTAAGCTATGGAGAAAAAATAGGCTTAGGAAGTAGAAATTATCAATTAATTCAAATAGATTAG
- a CDS encoding tetratricopeptide repeat protein, which translates to MKTSKILLIYLCILSFILSFSKVGLCQNEKAMFSNAESLFVDSRYQEAITSYQEFIELFPYHNLVANAYYNIGESYYRLMDFALAEKYFKEVMTNFPKDTIAIEAQNRLGDSYQKQELLDQAMAEYQKVIELHPHTLYADYAQYAINWLKAVIEPKEMVEAQKETQKIQETPEKPKSIKKAEKTKIKPKKKFKVSLVKKEKKTKEEKDIPKKKIVINLINNISNQGYVHYLNQLLNNHKNLIIMTSSPFTKTNDEAYIYSISETPAYFFELQNKKIKNFPPENKNQVFLKPDFTLTASDATSDHQVITLKVVNNSNNKVIADKEVKGSEEEIKNKLNIFIKDLERLFLKR; encoded by the coding sequence ATGAAGACTTCCAAAATCTTACTTATTTATCTATGTATCTTATCTTTTATCTTATCTTTTAGTAAGGTAGGTCTTTGCCAAAATGAGAAAGCCATGTTTTCTAATGCCGAGAGTTTATTCGTAGATTCTCGTTATCAAGAAGCTATTACTTCTTACCAGGAATTTATCGAGCTTTTTCCTTATCACAACTTAGTAGCTAATGCTTATTATAATATAGGAGAATCATATTATCGATTAATGGATTTTGCGTTGGCAGAAAAATACTTTAAAGAAGTTATGACGAACTTCCCTAAAGATACTATAGCTATTGAGGCTCAAAATAGATTAGGTGATAGTTATCAAAAACAAGAACTTCTTGACCAAGCTATGGCTGAATATCAAAAAGTTATAGAATTACATCCCCACACTTTATATGCAGATTATGCTCAATATGCTATAAACTGGCTAAAGGCGGTAATAGAACCTAAAGAGATGGTGGAAGCCCAAAAAGAAACCCAAAAAATACAAGAAACTCCTGAAAAACCTAAGTCTATAAAAAAGGCTGAAAAAACCAAGATTAAGCCCAAAAAAAAGTTTAAAGTATCTTTAGTCAAAAAAGAAAAAAAGACTAAAGAAGAAAAAGATATTCCTAAAAAGAAGATAGTGATTAATCTAATAAATAATATTTCTAATCAAGGTTATGTCCATTATTTAAATCAGCTCTTAAATAACCATAAAAACTTAATAATTATGACTTCTTCTCCTTTTACAAAAACAAATGATGAAGCTTATATCTATAGTATCTCTGAAACTCCTGCTTATTTCTTTGAATTGCAAAATAAAAAGATAAAAAATTTCCCCCCCGAGAATAAAAACCAAGTTTTTCTTAAACCTGATTTTACCTTGACAGCTTCTGATGCAACCTCAGATCATCAAGTGATTACCTTGAAGGTCGTTAATAATAGTAATAATAAGGTAATAGCAGACAAAGAAGTTAAGGGTAGTGAGGAAGAGATAAAGAATAAGCTGAACATTTTTATTAAAGATTTAGAAAGGCTTTTCTTGAAAAGGTAG